In the genome of Mytilus edulis chromosome 3, xbMytEdul2.2, whole genome shotgun sequence, one region contains:
- the LOC139517394 gene encoding N-acetylated-alpha-linked acidic dipeptidase 2-like, whose translation MDMSDSHEYMFKDANRSHANRKIWICGAVAIIVGFVIGILIGRFATCPEENEVPKQDGTFLLGVSDSIIKDGDPKISEEIINGIRADNIRKYLRELSEYPHLAGTPADWEQADKLRKFWTDNGLDEVFISEYDVLLSYPNTTDEDNMNQIQIVDNSTGNIIYKSPLYEDILDESENKSNVVPPFNAYSKPGTVESDQLIYVNYGRVEDYTHLDSLNITVSGKIVIARYGKIFRGDKANLAYVHGAIGIILYSDPADYAMGQTDSSQVYPHDWWLPASGAQRGTIFLGSGDPLTPGYPATETAYRLGEDEPEAGLPKIITHPVGYGVAEKILQQMTGDNVSSEWEGKVPNVTYRYGGQLTNQTWKVKMRISTANKRVKTYNVIGIIRGAIEPDRYVLMGNHRDAWVFGAIDPSSGTAVMKEVSRVMGQLVKSKKWRPRRSIIFCSWGAEEYGLVGSVEWVEQYIKNLAERSLAYLNVDLALQGNFSLRALATPLLYDVVFSATKKVPNPDSTEIHKTVYDKWKASFPKDSSDPNSVPSVGGVGSGSDYAPMVQMVGLPVCDVRYTFDPKKYPLSSYPLYHSKYETFKAVDEIMDRGFKHHQATGQVWAEMARTLADTMIIPLDVVNFSNELISLVNTLDNDYGTMLRNNNITFDDLKSVTNNLKTEAMAFKSRVDNVEKYNPLAVRHINDQLILFERSFLDPQGLPGRPYARHVLFAESQVNTYAGSSFPGLVDSLFEIEKDPDQKGRWNIVKKHFSVILFTIESATSTLRDVTKFMPVFNKDRS comes from the exons ATGGATATGTCGGATTCTCATGAGTATATGTTTAAGGATGCTAATCGCAGCCATGCTAACAGAAAGATCTGGATATGTGGTGCTGTGGCAATCATTGTAGGGTTTGTCATAGGCATATTGATTGGCAGATTTGCAACATGTCCAGAGGAGAATGAGGTTCCAAAACAGGACGGTACATTTCTTCTGGGTGTTTCCGATTCTATCATAAAAGATGGTGATCCCAAAATTAGTGAGGAGATAATAAATGGCATTCGAGCAGACAATATCAGAAAATACCTAAG AGAACTATCAGAATATCCGCATCTTGCTGGCACTCCCGCCGACTGGGAACAAGCCGACAAGTTACGAAAGTTTTGGACAGACAATGGATTGGACGAGGTATTTATCAGTGAATATGACGTGTTGCTGTCATATCCTAATACAACAGATGAAGATAATATGAACCAGATACAGATCGTCGACAACAGTACCGGCAATATCATCTATAAGTCACCATTATACGAGGATATATTGGATGAATCGGAAAACAAGTCCAATGTTGTCCCACCTTTTAATGCTTATTCTAAACCAGGAACGGTTGAATCG GATCAGCTGATATATGTTAACTATGGAAGAGTTGAGGATTATACACATCTAGACAGTTTAAATATAACTGTATCCGGGAAGATAGTAATTGCAAGATATGGGAAGATATTTCGAGGAGATAAA GCAAATCTAGCTTATGTGCATGGGGCCATAGGAATTATACTATACTCGGATCCAGCAGACTATGCTATGGGACAAACTGATAGTTCACAAGTATATCCTCATGACTGGTGGCTCCCAGCCTCAGGGGCACAACGCGGGACAATATTTCTAGGGTCTGGAGATCCTTTAACGCCTGGGTATCCTGCAACAG AAACTGCATACCGTCTAGGAGAGGATGAACCAGAAGCTGGCTTACCAAAGATTATAACACACCCTGTTGGGTATGGCGTCGCTGAAAAAATACTGCA ACAGATGACTGGTGATAACGTTTCATCGGAGTGGGAAGGTAAGGTACCAAACGTCACTTACAGATATGGTGGACAGTTGACCAATCAAACATG gaAAGTGAAAATGAGGATATCAACAGCAAATAAAAGAGTCAAAACTTACAATGTAATAGGAATAATAAGAGGAGCTATTGAACCAG ACAGGTACGTACTGATGGGTAACCATAGAGACGCTTGGGTGTTTGGTGCAATCGATCCTTCTAGTGGTACAGCTGTAATGAAGGAGGTGTCACGTGTCATGGGACAACTAGTAAAAAGTA AAAAATGGCGACCACGTCGATCAATAATATTTTGTAGCTGGGGAGCAGAAGAATATGGTTTAGTTGGTTCTGTCGAATGGGTTGAG caatatataaaaaatctagcGGAAAGATCACTTGCTTATCTCAATGTTGATTTAGCTTTACAAG GTAACTTTTCTCTTAGGGCGCTGGCGACTCCACTGTTGTATGATGTCGTTTTCTCAGCTACGAAAAAG GTCCCTAATCCAGACTCCACTGAAATCCATAAAACTGTGTATGATAAATGGAAGGCTTCTTTTCCAAAGGATAGCAGTGACCCTAATAGTGTTCCTAG TGTTGGTGGTGTTGGTTCCGGAAGTGATTATGCTCCAATGGTACAAATGGTTGGTTTACCAGTCTGTGATGTCCGTTATACATTCGATCCT aaaaagtacccgTTGTCTTCATATCCACTGTACCATTCAAAGTATGAAACTTTTAAGGCTGTTGATGAAATCATGGACCGAGGTTTCAAG caTCACCAAGCCACAGGACAGGTATGGGCAGAGATGGCAAGAACTTTAGCAGATACAATGATTATTCCATTAGATGTTGTAAACTTCTCAAACGAACTAATTTCGTTGGTCAATACCCTCGACAACGATTATGGAACAATGCTGCGAAATAACAATATTACTTTTG aTGATTTAAAATCGGTGACAAACAACCTTAAAACAGAGGCAATGGCATTCAAAAGCAGAGTAGATAATGTAGAAAAATATAA TCCACTAGCAGTTCGGCATATAAACGACCAGTTAATTTTGTTTGAAAGATCCTTCTTAGATCCACAGGGTCTTCCGGGACGTCCGTATGCTAG GCATGTTCTGTTTGCCGAGAGCCAGGTTAACACGTATGCTGGTAGTAGTTTCCCAGGATTGGTGGATTCGTTGTTTGAAATCGAAAAAGACCCAGATCAAAAAGGACGATGGAATATTGTTAAGAAACATTTTTCAGTCATTTTATTTACAATAGAATCAGCCACTTCCACTTTAAGAGATGTAACAAAATTTATGCCAGTATTTAATAAAGATAGATCGTGA